CTTACAAGTTGATTTCCTTCCAGTTTTCCAGCCTTCAGGGAATTTCTCATTCTTTCGGTTCCGGTTTGCCCTGGTCCCCTGGGACCGGTACTTCACGGGTGTTTTCCTGGGTCGCATAGTCCTTCAGATTCCGGATGCGTTCTTTGATTATTTTTTCCACACCGCGGTCGGTTGGGAAATAGAATCTTTGCCCCTGCAGCTTTTCCGGCAGATATTCCTGATCGGCATATCCCCCAGGCCGGTCGTGCGGATACTGATAGCCTTTGGCGTAACCAAGTTCCTTCATCAGCCGGGTGGGGGCGTTGCGCAGGTGCAAAGGGACCGGCAGGGCGCCACTGCGTCGGACTTCTGCCAGGGCCAGATCGATGCCACGGTAGGATGCGTTGCTCTTGGGGGCGGACGCCAGATATGTGGCAGCCTGGGCCAGAGGGATACGCCCTTCGGGCATGCCCACAAAGTGGACGGCCTGCTGCGCGCACAGGGCCAGTTGCAGGCCGCGGGGGTCTGCATTGCCAACGTCCTCGGCAGCGAAGATGACCATTCGCCGGGCAATAAAAAGCGGGTCTTCTCCGGCCTCGATCAATCTGGCCAGCCAGTAGAGGGCAGCATCGGCGTCCGATCCCCGCAGACTTTTGATGAAGGCCGAGATGACGTTATAGTGTTCTTCCGCCCCCTTGTCGTAGAGAACACCGCGTTTTTGCAGCGCCTCCTTGGCAATTTCCAGGGTGATCGTGCCTTTTTCGGCAAGAGCGGCCGCCAGCTCCAATGAGTTGAGGGCGATGCGGGCATCTCCTTGAGACTGTTCGGCAATCAGTTGCAGGACGCTCTCAGGGGTTTCCGGAAAGGCATCGGCGAGCCCTCGGGGATCCTTCAGCGCACGGCGCAGCAGGATCATGATCTGGTCGGGTTCGAGGGGGTGCAGGACAAAAACCCGCGAACGGCTGAGCAGGGCGGAGTTGACTTCGAAGGAGGGGTTTTCGGTAGTGGCGCCGATCAGAATGACGTCCCCTTTCTCCACGGAGGGCAGAAACGCATCCTGCTGGGCTTTGTTGAAACGGTGGATCTCATCGACGAACAGGAGCGTTTTCCGGTTGTGATAAGCCCGCTCCTCGCCGGCTTCCTGAACGATTTGCCGAACCTCCTTGACTCCCTGGAGAACCGCTGAAAAAAAGACGAACCTGCTGCGGGTGGAGTTGGCAATGACCTGGGCCAGGGTGGTTTTACCAGTGCCCGGCGGGCCCCAGAAAATGACCGAGGAGAGCTGATCGGCTTCTATGAGACGCCGCAGAATTTTGCCCGGCCCGAGCAGATGCTCCTGCCCCACCATTTCTTCGAGGTCAGCGGGGCGCAGGCGCTCGGCCAGAGGGGTCGTGTTCCGCGACGTGCGATTGGCGTCAAACAGATCCAATGGCGTATCCTTGTTAATCGGAAACCGGGGGTCGGTTTCGGGTGAATTCATACTTTTTTGTAAAGACTTTTCAGCTGGATGACCATGGGTGAATCTAACATGGTTGTCCCCGGCTTCACAAGATGCTGGAGTGCTAAGTTCTTGAAAGTGTGGACTTCGGAAAGACTGTGTGGTAGGTTTCGGCCATTAATCCAACGGAGCGGGAAAGAAACGGGGATGATGAAAAAGATCGGAATCTTTGCCAAGAGCAGCCATCCGGATGCAGTCAGCACCGCCTTTGAAGTTGCCGATTGGCTGCGATCTCAGGGTATGGAGGTGTTCCTGGAAAAAGCCCTGGATGGCAAAGTCGACCGGCAGATGCCGTTCTACGAGCGAAGCGAGATTCCGGCTCTCGTGGATGTCATCGTCGTGCTGGGAGGGGATGGAACCCTGATTTCCGTAGCTCGCCACGTGGCGCGGATGGAGCCTGCCAGGGAGATACCGATTCTGGGCATCAATCTCGGTAATCTGGGTTTTCTGACCGAGAGCACTCGCCAGGAAACGTTCATCTCCCTGGAAAAGCTTCTCAGGCAAGATTTCGTCATTTCCCGTCGCATGATGCTGGAAGCGGTCATCTGGAGGAACGGGGAGGAGAAAAACCGCTTTCGGGTCCTGAACGACGTGGTTATCAACAAGGGGGCCATCGCCCGGATCATCGACATGGAGGTCTGGGTCGATGATGCCTATCTGACCACTTTCAAGGCCGATGGACTGATAATTGCAACCCCTACAGGTTCAACGGCCTACAATTTGTCAGCCGGCGGTCCGATCATCTGCCCTGGACTTCACTGTTTCGTCATTACTCCGATCTGCCCGCATATGCTGGCCAACCGCCCTTTGATCGTATGTGACGAATCCCTCATCAGGATCGAAGTCAAGTGCAAGGACGAGGATGTGGTCTTTACAGCGGACGGGCAGATCGGGACGGACCTGCAGGCGGGAGACGTGATTCAGGTTTTCAAATCGAGCAGGTCCACCATTCTGGTCGACAGTCCCACGAGAAGCTACTTCGAGGTTCTGCGGACCAAGCTGGGCTGGGGTGAACGTTAGGCAATTTATGGCAGACCTTTCAGCTAAATGACTGAATTCGCTGGCCCGGGAGCTGAATGCTCCGACTTGTCAACGAGGGTTCTATGCTGACCGATCTCCACATCAGAAACTTCGCGATCATCGATCGCCTTGAAGTCGCTTTTTCTCCCGGCTTCAATGTGCTGACCGGTGAAACGGGTGCGGGTAAATCCATTATCATCGACGCCGTGGCTCTTCTGCTGGGCGATCGGGCCCGCATCGATCTGGTCAGAACGGGTGAGGAGGAGGCGGTCGTCGAGGCGGTTTTCAGCCTTGACCTTCGTCCCGAACTGCGGCGGGAGCTGGAGGAGGAGGGGTTCGGGGACGGCGAGGAACTGCTGATTCGGCGGGTCGTCAACCGCAACGGTCGGAACAAGATTTTCATCAATGGCTGTCTGGCCAAGCTTGCTCAGCTCCAGCCATTGACCAGCCGGCTCATGAATATATACGGTCAGCATGAGCACCAGAATCTGCAGCGTTCGGAGACACATCTGGCTTTTCTCGATCATTATGCCGGCCTGGAATCTCTGCTGGAAGAATACAGCCGCCTCTATCGTGAGATCGAAGAGATTTCCGCATCCCTGGAAAAGATGCGTCAGGTCGAAGGGCGGCGCCGGCAGAGGATTGAACTGCTCGAATTTCAGATCACGGAAATCGATGAGGCGGGAGTCCGGGCCGGAGAGGACGAGGAACTGCTGGCCGAGTGCAACCTTCTGCAGAATGCCGAACGTCTTTCCATGACCGCTCTCAGAGGTTACGAAGAGCTCTACGGTGCCGAGCGGGCCATTGGAGAAAGGCTGGATGCGGTGGCCGGGGAACTGGAAGGTGCGGCCGTTCACGATGCCCAGCTCACGCCCCTGGCCGAATCTGTCAGGTCCGCCCTCTATTCGGTCGAAGATGTGGCCGAGCAGCTTCGCAAGTATGCCGGAAAAATATCCTTCGATCCCTCCCGTCTGCGCGAGGTGGACCAGCGACTGGCCTTGCTGGCGGATTTGAAACGAAAGTATGGAGGAGGTCTGGAAGCTGTTCTGGACTACCGGACGACTATCGGCCGGGAGGCGGAGGAACTTGTCCATGCCGACGTCAACCGGGAGGATCTGAAGCAGCGTCTTGAAGCCGGCCGCGAAAAACTTCAGGCTCTGGCCGAAACTCTGTCGGCCAGGCGCATAGAAGCGGCCGGAAAGCTGCGCCAGGACGTCGAGCTTCAGCTGCAGGATCTGGCCATGCCTAAAGCCCGGTTCGAGATGCGGCTTTTTTCCCTTGCACACCCTGGACCCTCCGGACTCGAGCGTGGGGAATTTTACCTCGCCCCGAATCCCGGCGAGGACCCCAGACCACTGGCCTGGATCGCATCGGGTGGGGAGCTGTCCCGCATTATGCTGGCACTGAGGCGCGCAGCGCCCGAAGGGGATCGTGTAGGCACCCTGATTTTCGATGAAGTGGATGCGGGCATCGGCGGGGTGGCCGCATCGGCCGTGGGAGAAAAACTGCGTGCCATTGCCCGGGGAGTGCAGGTTTTATGCGTCACCCATCTGCCTCAGGTGGCCGCCTTTGCCGATCAGCATTTTCGGGTTGAAAAACGGGAGGAACAAGGACGCACCCTGACCAACCTCGTCCCTCTCGGTGGAGAACAGCGGGTGCTCGAGATGGCCCGCATGCTCGGGGGGGCTCAGGTTGGGGATGCGACCGTCGAGCACGCCCGGGAAATGATAGCGACCTCGACGGCCAGGCCGTAACGGACCCTACTTCAATCAGGCGGTGAAGGAACTTTATGCTTCGCAAGGCAAGAATCCCGGATGCCAAGATCATACATAAACTGCTGTTGACCTACGCCCGAGAGGGTTTGATGCTTTCCCGTTCCCTGGCGGAGATATACGATGCGATCCGGGACTTTTATGTGCTGGAGGAGGATGGCGAGGTGATCGGTACGGTCTGCCTGCAGATCTGCTGGGAAGATCTCGCCGAGGTCCGGTCTCTGGCCGTTGCCGGCGACAGGACCAAACAGGGCATCGGCCGGATTCTGGTGCAGGCTTGTCTCGAGGAGGCCCGCCAGCTCGGACTGAAAAAAGTTTTCGCGCTGACCTACCAGGCGGGGTTTTTCGAAAAAATGGGTTTTCACTATATCGAAAAATCCGAATTGCCGCAAAAAATATGGGGTGATTGTCTGAAATGTCCGAAGTTCCCCGATTGCGACGAAACGGCCATGAGTATCGATCTGTAGCCGCCGGCTTGAGGGGTCGGCAGGGGGAATAACGGCCTGGATATGGCCGAGGAGGATTGATTTTTAGTTTCCAGGTTGAATTTGTGAGGAAATGATCTTTAATTTCTTGTAATCAAGGAGCGTTCTTTGACCGGAAAAAAAATATCCGTAATTATCATCCCAGAAGGGTCGCGGACCGTCAGAAGGTTCTGTCTGCGCCCGGATTGGCTGAAATTGGCGGCGGCCGGAACGATTTTTTTTCTGCTGGCGGTTTCGGTCCTGGTGTTTGATTATTGCAGGATCAATGTGGATCGGGCGGAACTGATGCGGCTTCGAGGCATGAATCGACAGCAGCGGGAAGAGGTCCGAACCCTGGCCGCCACTCTGGAGAATTTGCGGCGGGAGATGGTAGTGCTTCAGCAGAACGATGCCCGAGTGCGTCTGCTGGCACGCCTCGATGGTCCTCCCGATGATGCCATGATCGGCATCGGCGGGCCGTCGGAGAGTGATCCCACCACCAATCTATCCGATCTGCAGCGACAGATTGATGAAATCCGGCAGGCCATCGACCTGCGCCGCGAAAGCCTCGATGAAATACAGGGTTATTTCAACGATCAGCGCTCCCTGCTGGCGGCCAAGCCGAAGGGGTGGCCGACCAAGGGCTGGATGACTTCAGGCTTCGGCCGCCGCAAGTCGCCCTTTACCGGCGAGCGCAAAATGCACTACGGCCTGGATATCGCCGCCCGCACGGGAACTTCGGTGACAGCAGCGGCAAACGGTATCGTCAGCAAGGTGGCGACCCTGCCCGATTACGGCAAAATGGTGATCATCGACCACGGTTATGGATATCAGACCTGCTACGGCCACAATTCAAAGATTCTGGTCAAGGTCGGTCAGCGGGTGAAAAGGGGCGAACGTATCGCCGAAGTCGGCAACACCGGGCGCTCGACCGGCTCGCACCTTCATTATGAGGTCCGCCTGAACGGGGTTCCGGTGAATCCCAGAACCTATCTGTAATCCAGTATTGGATCGACGACAGATAGCGACTTGCAGTTTCATCCCGCCCCGGTCAAT
This portion of the Syntrophotaleaceae bacterium genome encodes:
- a CDS encoding replication-associated recombination protein A, with the translated sequence MDLFDANRTSRNTTPLAERLRPADLEEMVGQEHLLGPGKILRRLIEADQLSSVIFWGPPGTGKTTLAQVIANSTRSRFVFFSAVLQGVKEVRQIVQEAGEERAYHNRKTLLFVDEIHRFNKAQQDAFLPSVEKGDVILIGATTENPSFEVNSALLSRSRVFVLHPLEPDQIMILLRRALKDPRGLADAFPETPESVLQLIAEQSQGDARIALNSLELAAALAEKGTITLEIAKEALQKRGVLYDKGAEEHYNVISAFIKSLRGSDADAALYWLARLIEAGEDPLFIARRMVIFAAEDVGNADPRGLQLALCAQQAVHFVGMPEGRIPLAQAATYLASAPKSNASYRGIDLALAEVRRSGALPVPLHLRNAPTRLMKELGYAKGYQYPHDRPGGYADQEYLPEKLQGQRFYFPTDRGVEKIIKERIRNLKDYATQENTREVPVPGDQGKPEPKE
- a CDS encoding NAD(+)/NADH kinase, translated to MMKKIGIFAKSSHPDAVSTAFEVADWLRSQGMEVFLEKALDGKVDRQMPFYERSEIPALVDVIVVLGGDGTLISVARHVARMEPAREIPILGINLGNLGFLTESTRQETFISLEKLLRQDFVISRRMMLEAVIWRNGEEKNRFRVLNDVVINKGAIARIIDMEVWVDDAYLTTFKADGLIIATPTGSTAYNLSAGGPIICPGLHCFVITPICPHMLANRPLIVCDESLIRIEVKCKDEDVVFTADGQIGTDLQAGDVIQVFKSSRSTILVDSPTRSYFEVLRTKLGWGER
- a CDS encoding peptidoglycan DD-metalloendopeptidase family protein, with amino-acid sequence MTGKKISVIIIPEGSRTVRRFCLRPDWLKLAAAGTIFFLLAVSVLVFDYCRINVDRAELMRLRGMNRQQREEVRTLAATLENLRREMVVLQQNDARVRLLARLDGPPDDAMIGIGGPSESDPTTNLSDLQRQIDEIRQAIDLRRESLDEIQGYFNDQRSLLAAKPKGWPTKGWMTSGFGRRKSPFTGERKMHYGLDIAARTGTSVTAAANGIVSKVATLPDYGKMVIIDHGYGYQTCYGHNSKILVKVGQRVKRGERIAEVGNTGRSTGSHLHYEVRLNGVPVNPRTYL
- a CDS encoding N-acetyltransferase, with amino-acid sequence MLRKARIPDAKIIHKLLLTYAREGLMLSRSLAEIYDAIRDFYVLEEDGEVIGTVCLQICWEDLAEVRSLAVAGDRTKQGIGRILVQACLEEARQLGLKKVFALTYQAGFFEKMGFHYIEKSELPQKIWGDCLKCPKFPDCDETAMSIDL
- the recN gene encoding DNA repair protein RecN; translated protein: MLTDLHIRNFAIIDRLEVAFSPGFNVLTGETGAGKSIIIDAVALLLGDRARIDLVRTGEEEAVVEAVFSLDLRPELRRELEEEGFGDGEELLIRRVVNRNGRNKIFINGCLAKLAQLQPLTSRLMNIYGQHEHQNLQRSETHLAFLDHYAGLESLLEEYSRLYREIEEISASLEKMRQVEGRRRQRIELLEFQITEIDEAGVRAGEDEELLAECNLLQNAERLSMTALRGYEELYGAERAIGERLDAVAGELEGAAVHDAQLTPLAESVRSALYSVEDVAEQLRKYAGKISFDPSRLREVDQRLALLADLKRKYGGGLEAVLDYRTTIGREAEELVHADVNREDLKQRLEAGREKLQALAETLSARRIEAAGKLRQDVELQLQDLAMPKARFEMRLFSLAHPGPSGLERGEFYLAPNPGEDPRPLAWIASGGELSRIMLALRRAAPEGDRVGTLIFDEVDAGIGGVAASAVGEKLRAIARGVQVLCVTHLPQVAAFADQHFRVEKREEQGRTLTNLVPLGGEQRVLEMARMLGGAQVGDATVEHAREMIATSTARP